A genome region from Ignavibacteriota bacterium includes the following:
- a CDS encoding MFS transporter encodes MASYTDSADGIGLAFVLDAFSFAVSGVCLWLMHTGSSANEGHEEGILASIASGMKHVWNDLPIRLMIIALTAVNFLLMGPLLVGIPVLANQRLPEGAVAYGLLMSAFAGGNLAGFLMAGSLPRPGGVFMRWFIVGFLVSFGAVVGMLGFIHSMGGLRAAPYARSGQWLR; translated from the coding sequence ATCGCCAGCTACACCGATTCCGCTGACGGGATAGGTCTTGCCTTCGTCCTTGACGCGTTCAGCTTCGCCGTCTCCGGGGTCTGCCTCTGGCTCATGCACACCGGCAGTTCCGCAAACGAAGGGCACGAGGAAGGGATCCTTGCGTCCATCGCCTCGGGCATGAAGCATGTCTGGAACGACCTGCCCATCCGGCTGATGATCATCGCACTGACCGCAGTGAACTTCCTGCTGATGGGACCCCTCCTTGTCGGCATTCCGGTCCTCGCGAACCAGCGCCTCCCGGAAGGGGCTGTAGCCTACGGCCTGCTCATGTCGGCATTCGCGGGAGGGAACCTGGCAGGCTTCCTTATGGCCGGCTCGCTCCCCCGCCCCGGTGGCGTCTTCATGCGCTGGTTCATCGTCGGGTTCCTCGTGTCCTTCGGAGCTGTGGTAGGGATGCTCGGCTTCATCCATTCCATGGGGGGACTTCGGGCTGCTCCTTATGCTCGGTCTGGGCAATGGCTACGT